In a genomic window of Thermosynechococcus sp. CL-1:
- a CDS encoding S-layer family protein: MRSWGKLLGSCLVGLGVILGLNNAAVGQSSAEEILGPRIQPRGTIRFNSEGAGFDNYLSAETFIPFFQQQGASVGFFEGKLLMATPNTALGYNLTLGYRALTGNQKFALGGYLSYDFRNTGDAGFNQLGLGLELLGDVDVRINGYIPLGTRQVLLNQAVGSIGTIQNNQILLDRDRLFQEALTGFDFEVGTRLVPLGKDYLRGYAGLYYYSGESIADFVGVRARLATRPIEYLSLSATVQNDDRFGTKAWFGIGVSFPGVAGSRRRTPEQGQNVAARLGESPERLSFITVDNELVEDQIAAINPATGQPYRVFTVDTGAGSAARINDLPLTQNDIVLVGVADTDGNTAGQGTINLRDGVQLLSTTVNRQLPSTVGTITIPALTPSNQQPIIAATIVLARNNTIDGFNITPPAGQPAIIGNNVNPPRILNNQITTINANGISITNSTGVQITNNQITSTNGSGIILVNAESPVVRNNNVTITSTTAPAFNRRGISITESTNATIENNTVDGGIGEGIGLDNALGNVTIRGNTVRNVGQTATDTNLEASIFIRNNRGNANITIEDNVTENNLTAGNRVDGIEFNLCRGDSFAVADRFSDNQFANCTAPASATVTVRNNQIRNIGTGTDGSDGIDFNIGDGANLTAVLENNVVNNISDAGMTFDVVSSAAPIAPPSANITIRNNEIRNILNDDAITLESNSAGQVVLNIENNVIQNIGNGNDGIDIEFTTTAASPTPAQVRIVGNQLNNISDRGIEVDTTNNARLAIEISNNTLTNTGEAIRLRGQNNSVLTPTVNNNTITVTNAAGIILQNVQSPVVRNNNVTITSTTAPAFNRRGISITESTNATIENNTVDGGIGEGIGLDNALGNVTIRGNTVRNVGQTATDTNLEASIFIRNNRGNANITIEDNVTENNLTAGNRVDGIEFNLCRGDSFAVADRFSDNQFANCTAPASATVTVRNNQIRNIGTGTDGSDGIDFNIGDGANLTAVLENNVVNNISDAGMTFDVVSSAAPIAPPSANITIRNNEIRNILNDDAITLESNSAGQVVLNIENNVIQNIGNGNDGIDIEFTTTAASPTPAQVRIVGNQLNNISDRGIEVDTTNNARLAIEISNNTLTNTGEAIRLRGQNNSVLTPTVNNNTITVTNAAGIILQNVQSPVVRNNTVTITSTTAPAFNRRGISITESTNATIENNTVDGGIGEGIGLDNALGNVTIRGNTVRNVGQTATDTNLEASIFIRNNRGNANITIEDNVTENNLTAGNRVDGIEFNLCRGDSFAVADRFSDNQFANCTAPASATVTVRNNQIRNIGTGTDGSDGIDFNIGDGANLTAVLENNVVNNISDAGMTFDVVSSAAPIAPPSANITIRNNEIRNILNDDAITLESNSAGQVVLNIENNVIQNIGNGNDGIDIEFTTTAASPTPARVRIVGNQLSGVSDRGIEIDTTGNASLQLEVSNNSIQATAGGEAVRLRAQNTSRLNATVNNNTLTQGNPATRSLELRADHNATLCANVFSNVETSGAGFRLRPQDAPVIFRVVNALSLSPNNGGVAINTTGAGTVTNITPATFSAAPPAGCTFP; encoded by the coding sequence ATGCGTTCTTGGGGGAAGCTTCTAGGAAGCTGCCTAGTTGGCTTGGGCGTCATTTTGGGATTGAACAATGCAGCCGTTGGCCAGTCATCAGCAGAGGAAATTTTAGGGCCTCGAATCCAGCCCCGTGGAACGATTCGCTTCAATAGTGAAGGCGCTGGTTTTGATAACTACCTCAGTGCAGAAACATTTATTCCGTTCTTTCAACAGCAGGGTGCTAGCGTCGGCTTCTTTGAAGGCAAACTCCTCATGGCCACGCCCAATACAGCCTTGGGGTACAATTTGACCCTTGGCTACCGTGCCCTGACAGGCAATCAGAAATTTGCCCTTGGTGGCTACCTATCCTACGATTTTCGCAACACGGGAGATGCAGGTTTTAACCAGCTTGGGCTTGGTCTGGAACTCTTGGGAGATGTTGATGTCCGTATAAACGGCTATATCCCCCTAGGGACTCGGCAAGTCCTTCTCAATCAAGCAGTGGGTTCAATCGGCACCATTCAAAACAACCAGATTCTTCTTGATCGCGATCGCCTTTTCCAAGAAGCGCTGACGGGTTTTGACTTTGAAGTAGGAACCCGATTGGTTCCATTAGGTAAAGACTATCTGCGGGGTTACGCAGGTTTATACTACTACAGCGGTGAGAGTATTGCTGATTTTGTTGGCGTCCGTGCCCGTTTAGCTACCCGCCCTATTGAGTACCTCAGCCTCAGTGCAACAGTGCAAAATGATGATCGCTTTGGCACGAAAGCTTGGTTTGGAATTGGGGTTTCTTTTCCCGGTGTCGCAGGTAGTCGCCGCCGTACTCCAGAACAGGGTCAAAATGTAGCAGCCCGTCTAGGCGAATCCCCCGAGCGCCTTAGCTTTATTACCGTTGATAACGAACTTGTTGAGGATCAAATTGCGGCAATTAACCCTGCTACAGGTCAGCCTTATCGCGTTTTCACAGTTGATACCGGCGCTGGCAGCGCGGCTCGTATTAATGATTTACCCCTCACTCAAAACGATATTGTCTTAGTTGGCGTTGCTGACACCGATGGCAATACCGCAGGTCAGGGCACAATTAATCTCCGAGATGGCGTCCAACTCCTCTCGACAACTGTCAATCGGCAACTACCAAGTACAGTAGGAACCATTACGATTCCTGCGCTCACACCGAGTAACCAACAGCCTATTATAGCTGCCACTATTGTTTTAGCTAGGAATAATACAATTGATGGCTTCAATATTACACCGCCTGCCGGCCAACCTGCGATTATTGGTAATAACGTCAATCCACCGCGGATTCTCAACAATCAAATTACAACCATCAATGCCAACGGCATCAGTATAACGAATAGTACTGGTGTACAAATTACCAATAACCAAATTACGAGTACCAATGGCAGTGGCATCATTTTAGTCAATGCTGAATCCCCTGTGGTTCGCAATAATAATGTTACAATTACGAGCACAACTGCCCCTGCCTTTAACCGCCGTGGCATCAGCATTACTGAAAGCACCAACGCAACGATTGAAAATAACACTGTTGATGGGGGGATTGGTGAGGGAATTGGCCTAGATAATGCCCTTGGAAATGTAACTATTCGCGGCAACACTGTCCGTAATGTTGGCCAAACAGCAACAGATACTAACCTTGAAGCTAGCATCTTCATTCGCAACAATCGTGGCAACGCCAACATCACCATCGAAGATAACGTGACTGAAAACAACTTGACGGCAGGTAATCGTGTGGATGGAATTGAATTCAACCTCTGCCGTGGCGATAGCTTTGCTGTGGCTGACCGTTTCAGTGACAATCAGTTTGCCAATTGTACTGCCCCTGCAAGTGCAACGGTGACCGTTCGGAACAATCAGATTCGCAACATTGGTACAGGGACTGATGGCAGTGATGGTATTGACTTCAATATTGGCGATGGCGCCAACCTCACAGCCGTTCTAGAAAATAACGTGGTTAACAATATTTCTGATGCAGGGATGACGTTTGATGTTGTCAGCAGTGCGGCTCCAATTGCACCTCCCAGCGCAAACATTACAATTCGCAACAATGAGATACGCAATATCCTGAATGATGATGCCATCACCCTAGAGTCGAATAGTGCGGGACAAGTGGTACTAAACATTGAAAATAATGTGATCCAAAATATTGGCAATGGTAATGACGGCATTGACATCGAGTTCACAACAACGGCTGCAAGTCCAACCCCTGCACAAGTCAGAATTGTGGGGAATCAACTGAATAACATTAGCGATCGCGGGATTGAAGTGGACACCACTAATAATGCTCGCTTAGCAATTGAAATCAGCAACAACACCTTAACCAATACAGGCGAAGCAATTCGCTTACGTGGTCAAAATAACTCTGTATTGACGCCTACGGTTAACAACAATACCATCACGGTTACAAATGCCGCAGGTATTATCTTGCAAAATGTACAATCCCCTGTGGTTCGCAATAATAATGTTACAATTACGAGCACAACTGCCCCTGCCTTTAACCGCCGTGGCATCAGCATTACTGAAAGCACCAACGCAACGATTGAAAATAACACTGTTGATGGGGGGATTGGTGAGGGAATTGGCCTAGATAATGCCCTTGGAAATGTAACTATTCGCGGCAACACTGTCCGTAATGTTGGCCAAACAGCAACAGATACTAACCTTGAAGCTAGCATCTTCATTCGCAACAATCGTGGCAACGCCAACATCACCATCGAAGATAACGTGACTGAAAACAACTTGACGGCAGGTAATCGTGTGGATGGAATTGAATTCAACCTCTGCCGTGGCGATAGCTTTGCTGTGGCTGACCGTTTCAGTGACAATCAGTTTGCCAATTGTACTGCCCCTGCAAGTGCAACGGTGACCGTTCGGAACAATCAGATTCGCAACATTGGTACAGGGACTGATGGCAGTGATGGTATTGACTTCAATATTGGCGATGGCGCCAACCTCACAGCCGTTCTAGAAAATAACGTGGTTAACAATATTTCTGATGCAGGGATGACGTTTGATGTTGTCAGCAGTGCGGCTCCAATTGCACCTCCCAGCGCAAACATTACAATTCGCAACAATGAGATACGCAATATCCTGAATGATGATGCCATCACCCTAGAGTCGAATAGTGCGGGACAAGTGGTACTAAACATTGAAAATAATGTGATCCAAAATATTGGCAATGGTAATGACGGCATTGACATCGAGTTCACAACAACGGCTGCAAGTCCAACCCCTGCACAAGTCAGAATTGTGGGGAATCAACTGAATAACATTAGCGATCGCGGGATTGAAGTGGACACCACTAATAATGCTCGCTTAGCAATTGAAATCAGCAACAACACCTTAACCAATACAGGCGAAGCAATTCGCTTACGTGGTCAAAATAACTCTGTATTGACGCCTACGGTTAACAACAATACCATCACCGTTACAAATGCCGCAGGTATTATCTTGCAAAATGTACAATCCCCTGTGGTTCGCAATAATACCGTTACAATTACGAGCACAACTGCCCCTGCCTTTAACCGCCGTGGCATCAGCATTACTGAAAGCACCAACGCAACGATTGAAAATAACACTGTTGATGGGGGGATTGGTGAGGGAATTGGCCTAGATAATGCCCTTGGAAATGTAACTATTCGCGGCAACACTGTCCGTAATGTTGGCCAAACAGCAACAGATACTAACCTTGAAGCTAGCATCTTCATTCGCAACAATCGTGGCAACGCCAACATCACCATCGAAGATAACGTGACTGAAAACAACTTGACGGCAGGTAATCGTGTGGATGGAATTGAATTCAACCTCTGCCGTGGCGATAGCTTTGCTGTGGCTGACCGTTTCAGTGACAATCAGTTTGCCAATTGTACTGCCCCTGCAAGTGCAACGGTGACCGTTCGGAACAATCAGATTCGCAACATTGGTACAGGGACTGATGGCAGTGATGGTATTGACTTCAATATTGGCGATGGTGCCAACCTCACAGCCGTTCTAGAAAATAACGTGGTTAACAATATTTCTGATGCAGGGATGACGTTTGATGTTGTCAGCAGTGCGGCTCCAATTGCACCTCCCAGCGCAAACATTACAATTCGCAACAATGAGATACGCAATATCCTGAATGATGATGCCATCACCCTAGAGTCGAATAGTGCGGGACAAGTGGTACTAAACATTGAAAATAATGTGATCCAAAATATTGGCAATGGTAATGACGGCATTGACATCGAGTTCACAACAACGGCTGCAAGTCCAACACCGGCACGGGTCAGAATTGTTGGCAATCAGCTTTCTGGTGTCAGCGATCGCGGGATTGAAATCGATACCACTGGCAATGCTAGCTTGCAACTTGAGGTTAGCAATAACAGTATCCAAGCAACAGCTGGTGGTGAAGCAGTGCGACTGCGTGCTCAGAATACTTCTCGCCTCAATGCCACAGTCAACAATAACACCCTCACTCAAGGGAATCCTGCCACGCGAAGTTTAGAGCTGCGGGCTGATCATAATGCAACACTGTGTGCAAACGTATTTAGTAACGTCGAAACAAGTGGTGCAGGTTTCCGCTTACGACCCCAGGATGCTCCTGTCATCTTCCGTGTTGTTAATGCTCTTAGTCTCAGCCCGAACAATGGTGGTGTGGCCATCAACACAACTGGAGCAGGAACAGTTACCAATATCACGCCTGCCACATTCAGTGCTGCACCACCTGCGGGTTGTACATTCCCCTAG
- a CDS encoding PQQ-dependent sugar dehydrogenase has protein sequence MGAIGVFLGCSPIAQSDTPLPLSTAEPLLESQPPPTLAVRIETVVEGLEHPWAVTWLPDGSALITERPGRLRRFHQGRLGSPIRGVPPVFAQGQGGLLDVALHPRFAENNWVYLTYAHGTASANRTRLARGRLVGDRLEEVTVLFEVSQAKTGGQHFGSRLAWLPDGTLLMAIGDGGNPPIELEGKLIREQAQNRRSHLGKIIRLRDDGTVPEDNPFVGDATATPELWSYGHRNIQGLVVDPVTETVWSTEHGSLGGDELNRIQRGANYGWPVVTYSREYWGAEITPERRRPGMVDPLVVWTPAIAPSGLAVYRGDRAPQWQGALFAGGLVSQDVRKIRVNTNNAVASQGRIPIGQRVRDVRQGPDGYLYVLTDDPQNGRLLRLIP, from the coding sequence ATGGGGGCGATCGGGGTATTCCTAGGCTGTAGTCCCATTGCGCAGTCGGATACCCCGTTACCTTTATCAACCGCTGAACCCCTGTTAGAATCGCAGCCACCACCAACACTGGCGGTACGCATTGAAACCGTTGTTGAAGGGTTAGAGCATCCTTGGGCAGTAACTTGGCTGCCGGATGGCAGTGCGTTGATTACTGAGCGTCCCGGACGATTGCGGCGATTTCACCAAGGGCGTTTGGGTTCACCTATTCGTGGCGTGCCGCCGGTCTTTGCCCAAGGCCAAGGGGGCTTATTGGATGTCGCCCTTCACCCCCGCTTTGCTGAAAACAATTGGGTTTATCTTACCTATGCCCATGGCACAGCATCCGCGAATCGTACTCGTCTAGCACGGGGGCGTCTGGTGGGCGATCGCCTTGAAGAGGTGACAGTTCTCTTTGAAGTCTCGCAAGCGAAAACTGGGGGACAGCATTTTGGCTCCCGCTTGGCTTGGCTCCCCGACGGCACATTGCTCATGGCCATTGGCGATGGCGGCAATCCCCCAATTGAACTGGAGGGCAAATTAATTCGCGAGCAAGCCCAAAACCGCCGCAGTCATTTGGGCAAAATTATTCGCCTGCGGGACGATGGCACTGTGCCGGAGGACAATCCCTTTGTCGGCGACGCCACAGCCACCCCCGAACTCTGGAGCTACGGCCACCGCAATATTCAAGGATTGGTGGTTGATCCAGTCACAGAAACGGTGTGGTCAACGGAGCACGGCTCCCTCGGTGGCGATGAACTCAATCGCATTCAGCGCGGTGCCAACTACGGTTGGCCAGTGGTCACCTATAGCCGTGAGTATTGGGGCGCAGAAATTACCCCAGAGCGGCGCCGGCCGGGGATGGTGGATCCTTTGGTGGTGTGGACACCGGCCATTGCGCCTTCAGGGCTAGCAGTTTATCGGGGCGATCGCGCTCCCCAGTGGCAAGGTGCCCTCTTCGCTGGTGGCCTAGTTTCCCAAGATGTGCGCAAAATTCGAGTCAATACCAATAATGCTGTTGCAAGCCAAGGGCGCATCCCCATCGGTCAGCGGGTACGGGATGTGCGCCAAGGCCCTGATGGCTACCTATATGTTCTCACGGATGACCCCCAAAATGGCCGACTGTTGCGGCTGATTCCTTAA
- the rpoD gene encoding RNA polymerase sigma factor RpoD, whose translation MTQVNVLDVYDPATAPLEDEVALLSDYGLDAVEIEEEESEDFEEVSDDLDGKPTKGRASRRRTQVKKKHYTEDSIRLYLQEIGRIRLLRADEEIELARKIADLLEMERVRDRLCEQLGCTPEELERNPEPWATELGMTVQAFRHRLFVGRKAKEKMVQSNLRLVVSIAKKYMNRGLSFQDLIQEGSLGLIRAAEKFDHEKGYKFSTYATWWIRQAITRAIADQSRTIRLPVHLYETISRIKKTTKLLSQEMGRKPTEEEIADRMEMTIEKLRFIAKSAQLPISLETPIGKEEDSRLGDFIESDGETPEDQVSKHLLREDLETVLCTLSPRERDVLKLRYGLDDGRMKTLEEIGQLFNVTRERIRQIEAKALRKLRHPNRNSVLKEYIR comes from the coding sequence ATGACCCAAGTGAATGTACTTGACGTTTACGACCCCGCAACAGCCCCCCTTGAAGATGAGGTGGCTCTACTCAGTGACTATGGCCTTGATGCTGTAGAGATCGAGGAAGAGGAGAGCGAAGACTTTGAGGAGGTCAGCGATGATCTTGACGGCAAGCCCACAAAAGGTCGTGCCAGCCGACGACGGACACAGGTCAAGAAGAAACATTACACTGAGGACTCGATTCGCCTCTATTTGCAAGAAATTGGCCGCATTCGTCTGTTGCGTGCTGATGAGGAAATTGAACTGGCGCGCAAAATTGCTGATCTCCTAGAAATGGAGCGAGTGCGCGATCGCCTGTGCGAACAACTGGGCTGTACCCCTGAAGAACTAGAGCGCAATCCTGAGCCTTGGGCTACAGAGCTGGGTATGACCGTGCAAGCCTTTCGCCATCGCTTATTTGTGGGTCGCAAAGCCAAGGAAAAAATGGTGCAGTCAAACCTGCGACTGGTGGTGTCGATCGCCAAAAAATACATGAACCGGGGGCTATCCTTTCAGGACTTGATTCAAGAGGGCAGCCTAGGACTCATCCGTGCTGCCGAGAAATTTGATCACGAAAAGGGCTATAAATTTTCCACCTACGCCACCTGGTGGATTCGCCAAGCGATTACCCGCGCCATTGCCGATCAATCCCGCACCATTCGTCTGCCTGTGCACCTGTACGAAACCATTTCGCGGATCAAGAAAACCACCAAGCTCCTCTCACAGGAAATGGGGCGCAAACCCACTGAGGAAGAAATTGCCGATCGCATGGAAATGACCATTGAAAAGCTGCGCTTCATTGCCAAATCGGCTCAACTTCCCATTTCCCTAGAAACCCCCATCGGTAAAGAAGAGGATTCCCGTCTGGGGGACTTCATCGAATCCGACGGTGAAACCCCTGAAGATCAAGTGTCCAAGCACCTGCTGCGCGAAGATTTAGAAACGGTATTGTGTACCCTTAGCCCCCGCGAGCGAGATGTGTTAAAACTGCGGTATGGCTTGGACGATGGTCGCATGAAAACGTTGGAGGAAATTGGTCAACTCTTTAATGTCACCCGTGAGCGCATTCGCCAAATTGAGGCCAAGGCCCTGCGGAAACTGCGCCATCCCAACCGCAACAGTGTCCTCAAAGAATACATTCGTTAA
- a CDS encoding PstS family phosphate ABC transporter substrate-binding protein — MQFQQLRRGVLPLLAIILVGCTMEAASNDPMLKVIRVDGSSTVYPISRAIAEEFKTTPNGQEADIAVAFSGTSAGFRAFCSGKTDISDASRPILITEMNECIANGVPFIELPIAFDALTIAVHPQNTWLKEISVAELKKLWEKAAEKKLTRWNQLRPDFPNAPIVLWGPGQDSGTFDYFNEAILGNQRGSRTDYKASEDDNEIVGGIAGDVNALGYLPYAYYMANQNRLRAVPVSDDRGAILPSVETVQNSTYQPLSRPLFLYVNAKYAQDKPLLRQFVEYYIQQAPTVVPKVGYVPLTPEGYRLAGIQFIRLEVGTAFKGVPEPDVTIEEVLRRQVIFQEAHANNPTP; from the coding sequence ATGCAGTTTCAGCAATTGAGGCGCGGAGTTTTACCCCTTTTGGCCATCATCCTTGTGGGCTGCACAATGGAGGCGGCATCTAATGATCCGATGCTGAAGGTGATTCGGGTGGATGGCTCGAGTACGGTTTATCCGATTTCCAGGGCGATCGCCGAAGAGTTTAAGACCACGCCCAATGGTCAAGAGGCCGATATTGCTGTTGCTTTTTCAGGGACATCTGCTGGCTTTCGCGCCTTTTGTAGCGGCAAAACGGATATTAGTGACGCCTCTCGCCCGATCCTCATTACCGAAATGAATGAGTGCATTGCCAATGGTGTCCCCTTTATTGAATTGCCCATTGCCTTTGACGCGCTGACGATCGCCGTCCATCCCCAAAATACTTGGCTCAAGGAAATTTCTGTGGCTGAGCTGAAAAAACTCTGGGAAAAAGCGGCGGAGAAAAAGCTCACTCGCTGGAACCAATTACGTCCCGACTTTCCCAATGCACCCATTGTGCTCTGGGGACCGGGTCAAGATTCAGGCACCTTTGATTATTTCAACGAGGCGATTCTTGGCAATCAGCGCGGCTCTCGCACCGACTACAAAGCCAGCGAAGACGATAACGAAATCGTAGGGGGTATTGCCGGGGATGTGAATGCCCTTGGTTACCTTCCCTATGCTTACTACATGGCCAACCAGAATCGGCTGCGGGCTGTGCCGGTCAGTGATGACCGAGGCGCCATTCTACCTTCAGTGGAAACGGTGCAAAACAGTACCTATCAGCCCCTCTCGCGCCCCCTCTTCCTCTATGTCAATGCCAAATATGCCCAAGACAAGCCCCTGCTGCGACAGTTTGTCGAGTATTACATCCAGCAGGCACCGACGGTCGTTCCCAAGGTTGGGTATGTCCCCCTTACGCCCGAAGGCTATCGCTTGGCAGGCATTCAGTTTATTCGCCTAGAGGTGGGGACTGCCTTCAAGGGGGTGCCTGAACCTGATGTAACAATTGAAGAGGTGCTGCGGCGTCAGGTGATCTTCCAAGAGGCCCATGCCAATAATCCGACCCCCTAG
- the pstS gene encoding phosphate ABC transporter substrate-binding protein PstS, producing the protein MIFKLRKSRILIAVCAILTAGIVVACGPQGGGGPNQAGEPININGAGATFPAPLYQNWFKTYAQQVDPNVQVSYQSVGSGAGLEQYINGTVDFAGSDAPIAGDRLKSFQEKYKVDPIQVPMAGGAVVFAYNLPGVDELKLPRAVYCDIVMGKITRWNDPKLVAANEGKTLPDKPITFAHRSDGSGTTFIFTNHINTVCPGWPAGVGTSVNWPVGVGGQGNEGVAAQIQQNEGTIGYVEYAYAKLNNLPRALLENKAGNFVYPSPEAASKAFEGADVPEDFALLVPDPENPEAFPIAGLTWILVYPEYQDGRKWQALKNVLLWALGNEGKSIAEQLDYVPMPDDIVERVKATLDKVKVKG; encoded by the coding sequence ATGATCTTCAAACTCAGAAAATCTCGAATTCTCATTGCTGTTTGCGCCATCCTCACCGCTGGCATTGTTGTTGCCTGTGGCCCTCAGGGAGGGGGTGGCCCAAATCAAGCGGGCGAGCCGATAAACATTAATGGTGCCGGCGCCACTTTTCCAGCCCCCCTTTACCAAAACTGGTTCAAAACCTACGCCCAGCAGGTTGATCCCAACGTCCAAGTCAGTTATCAATCCGTTGGCAGTGGAGCAGGCCTCGAGCAATACATTAACGGTACAGTGGATTTTGCTGGTTCCGATGCCCCAATAGCCGGCGATCGCCTAAAATCCTTCCAAGAAAAATACAAGGTAGATCCAATTCAAGTGCCCATGGCGGGGGGTGCCGTTGTCTTTGCCTATAACCTGCCCGGTGTGGATGAGCTGAAATTACCGCGGGCGGTCTATTGCGACATCGTCATGGGCAAAATTACCCGCTGGAATGATCCCAAGCTGGTTGCCGCAAATGAGGGTAAAACGCTTCCCGATAAACCAATTACCTTTGCCCACCGCTCTGACGGCAGTGGCACCACATTTATTTTCACAAACCACATCAACACCGTGTGTCCCGGCTGGCCGGCAGGGGTTGGCACCTCCGTCAATTGGCCTGTGGGTGTTGGTGGCCAAGGCAATGAAGGCGTGGCTGCCCAAATTCAGCAAAACGAAGGCACCATTGGCTACGTCGAGTATGCCTATGCCAAACTCAACAACTTGCCCCGCGCCCTACTGGAAAACAAGGCAGGTAACTTCGTCTATCCTTCCCCGGAAGCTGCCTCCAAAGCCTTTGAGGGCGCTGACGTTCCCGAAGATTTTGCATTGTTAGTGCCGGATCCCGAAAATCCCGAAGCCTTTCCCATCGCTGGCTTGACATGGATCTTGGTGTATCCTGAGTACCAAGATGGCAGAAAATGGCAAGCCCTTAAAAATGTGCTGCTTTGGGCACTGGGCAATGAGGGCAAAAGCATTGCCGAACAACTGGACTATGTTCCCATGCCTGACGACATCGTCGAGCGAGTCAAGGCAACCCTCGATAAGGTGAAAGTTAAAGGCTAA
- the pstC gene encoding phosphate ABC transporter permease subunit PstC has translation MAVTSTPPELPDLAAIEARKNLRYYLDQSFYYLTMVFALAVAVALLWIVIQIGLAAIPAITRFGLRFLASTTWDPVQNIYGILPQIYGTLVSALIALLVAVPLGIGIAVFLSEDFLPTYLSTPIAFSIELLAAIPSVVIGLWGIFVLIPFLQPVYSFLHQHFGWIPFFGTSPRGNNLLTLGLVLAFMILPLISSISRQTLVSLPPYLRQGAMALGATRWETILRVLIPAGFSGIVGSVMLALGRAMGETMAAAMLVGNANRISLSILEPGSTIASLIASQFGEAGREQVAALLYAGLVLMILTLLVNILAEIIIKKFQNVER, from the coding sequence ATGGCTGTTACCAGCACCCCCCCTGAATTACCGGATTTGGCTGCGATTGAGGCACGGAAAAACCTACGCTACTACCTCGATCAATCCTTCTACTATCTGACAATGGTCTTTGCCCTAGCGGTGGCTGTTGCCCTGCTCTGGATTGTGATTCAAATTGGCCTTGCGGCTATACCTGCAATTACACGATTTGGCCTGCGCTTTCTGGCTAGCACCACATGGGACCCGGTGCAAAATATCTACGGCATCCTACCCCAAATCTACGGTACCCTTGTGAGTGCCCTCATTGCCCTACTGGTGGCAGTTCCCCTAGGAATCGGTATTGCAGTCTTTTTAAGTGAGGACTTTCTACCGACATACCTAAGTACCCCCATCGCCTTTTCTATTGAGTTATTGGCAGCGATTCCCAGTGTGGTGATTGGTCTGTGGGGGATTTTTGTTCTCATTCCCTTTTTGCAACCCGTTTACAGTTTTTTGCATCAGCACTTTGGCTGGATTCCCTTTTTTGGTACCAGTCCCCGTGGTAACAACCTCCTCACCCTAGGTTTAGTGCTGGCCTTCATGATTTTGCCCTTGATTAGCTCCATTTCACGGCAAACGCTGGTTTCTTTGCCCCCTTACTTACGCCAAGGAGCAATGGCTCTGGGAGCCACCCGTTGGGAAACCATTTTGCGGGTTCTCATTCCGGCTGGCTTTTCTGGGATTGTCGGTTCAGTGATGTTGGCTTTGGGGCGAGCCATGGGCGAAACAATGGCCGCAGCGATGCTAGTGGGAAATGCCAACCGCATTAGCCTCTCAATCCTTGAGCCGGGTTCGACGATAGCGTCATTGATTGCCTCCCAGTTTGGTGAAGCAGGGCGAGAGCAAGTGGCTGCACTGCTGTATGCTGGTTTGGTGCTCATGATCCTGACGCTGCTGGTCAATATCTTGGCGGAAATCATTATTAAGAAGTTTCAAAACGTTGAGCGATAG